A genomic region of Leptotrichia hofstadii contains the following coding sequences:
- the nrdF gene encoding class 1b ribonucleoside-diphosphate reductase subunit beta, whose product MEKKIYEAVNWNTPENDYVEMFWEQNLKQFWIDTEYIPSKDIDSWNSLEPAMKLAYLHVLGGLTLLDTLQSHTGMPKIIDHIESLQNRSVLSYMCMMETIHAKSYSTIFTTVASTREINETFRWVQENPHLQYKANKIDIYYQKMNNPEASKRDIAMALAASVYLETYLFYSGFFLPLWLAGQGEMVASCDIIKKIIADESIHGVFVGLLFQELYNSFSEEEKADMRAELKKLMYDLYENETRYTDEIYGDLGLTGDVKEYIRYNANKALMNLGFEEEFEVKNVNPIVLNGLNVETTQHDFFSKKSTNYEKALEVVHLHDDDFKFNNDELDLEI is encoded by the coding sequence ATGGAGAAAAAAATATACGAAGCAGTAAACTGGAACACACCGGAAAATGATTATGTGGAGATGTTTTGGGAGCAGAATTTGAAGCAGTTTTGGATTGATACGGAGTATATTCCGTCGAAGGATATTGATAGTTGGAATTCACTTGAGCCTGCGATGAAATTGGCGTATTTGCATGTACTGGGAGGATTAACGCTGTTGGATACGTTGCAGAGCCATACGGGGATGCCGAAGATTATTGATCATATTGAGTCATTGCAAAATCGTTCGGTGCTTTCATATATGTGTATGATGGAAACGATTCACGCAAAGTCTTATTCAACAATATTTACAACGGTTGCGTCTACAAGGGAGATTAATGAAACATTCAGATGGGTTCAGGAAAATCCACATTTGCAGTATAAAGCCAATAAAATTGACATATATTATCAGAAAATGAATAATCCTGAGGCTTCAAAAAGAGATATTGCAATGGCTCTCGCAGCTTCGGTTTATTTGGAAACATATTTATTTTACAGCGGATTCTTTTTACCGCTTTGGCTTGCAGGACAGGGAGAAATGGTTGCAAGTTGCGACATAATCAAGAAAATCATAGCTGATGAATCGATTCACGGAGTTTTTGTTGGACTATTGTTCCAGGAATTATACAATTCTTTCAGCGAAGAGGAAAAAGCTGATATGAGAGCTGAACTGAAAAAATTGATGTACGATTTATATGAAAATGAAACAAGATATACTGATGAAATTTACGGTGATTTGGGGCTTACAGGCGATGTGAAGGAATACATCCGTTATAATGCGAACAAAGCCTTGATGAATCTAGGATTTGAAGAAGAATTTGAAGTGAAGAATGTAAATCCAATTGTGTTAAATGGGTTGAATGTGGAAACAACACAGCACGATTTCTTCTCGAAAAAATCTACGAATTATGAAAAAGCACTGGAAGTGGTGCATTTGCATGATGATGATTTTAAATTTAATAATGATGAATTAGATTTGGAGATTTAG
- a CDS encoding type II toxin-antitoxin system YafQ family toxin — protein sequence MKGKKEEYKYSIILTGKFKKHLKNLKKQKKDLKLLESIISILAKGEKLPPKNKDHKLVNNYDGARECNITSDWLLIYEIVEDKLILILLASGSHSELF from the coding sequence ATGAAGGGTAAAAAAGAAGAGTATAAATATTCTATTATTCTTACTGGGAAATTTAAAAAACATTTAAAAAATCTAAAAAAACAGAAAAAAGATTTAAAATTATTAGAAAGTATAATCTCAATATTAGCAAAAGGAGAAAAACTTCCTCCTAAAAACAAGGATCATAAATTAGTCAATAATTATGACGGGGCAAGAGAATGTAATATAACTTCAGATTGGTTATTAATCTACGAGATAGTTGAAGATAAATTAATATTGATTTTATTAGCATCAGGTAGTCATAGTGAACTATTCTAA
- a CDS encoding type II toxin-antitoxin system RelB/DinJ family antitoxin — MATVNTSIKIDEKTKKEAQELFKDLGLSLSTAINIFLKQAIREKGIPFYINSLPENSELAQAFEEAKQIKKNPSNYKSYSSPEDMFKDVLGEDYEG; from the coding sequence ATGGCAACAGTTAATACAAGTATAAAGATAGATGAGAAAACTAAAAAAGAAGCACAGGAATTATTTAAAGATTTAGGATTAAGTCTTAGTACAGCAATTAATATATTTTTGAAACAAGCTATAAGAGAAAAAGGCATACCATTTTATATAAATTCTTTACCTGAAAATTCAGAATTGGCTCAAGCATTTGAAGAAGCTAAACAAATTAAGAAAAATCCTTCAAATTATAAATCGTACAGTAGTCCAGAAGATATGTTTAAAGATGTCTTGGGAGAAGATTATGAAGGGTAA
- a CDS encoding Abi family protein, producing the protein MDKPFKTFKEQVEILNGENGGKLRVKTDDETIYYLMRYNYYSIINFYKEPFLKGKDLNGNDIYKSGVHFNHLKALYDFDKSLRMLFFDVLTQLERVFKTAIAYYYSECYTNKESYLELDNYYVGIRNENTHLISHLVKKLNFLRNNKSNSIIKHYSTTKDNIPFWIVINFFTFGEMSRFYLILENRVQNKIISHFRNLYKNEYTNLPKLNNNFIKTFLRASSLFRNIAAHNERMYDFSSKNIVNINNIMGITNNKKQKLFTIYEGLKLFLSKEEYESLTKKLRELLSLLEFKLKDIIDINDILYKMDFPKDWHK; encoded by the coding sequence ATGGATAAGCCATTTAAAACTTTTAAGGAACAAGTTGAGATTTTAAATGGAGAAAACGGAGGTAAATTACGGGTAAAAACTGATGATGAAACAATTTATTATTTAATGAGGTATAATTATTATTCTATTATAAATTTTTATAAAGAACCTTTTTTAAAAGGGAAAGATTTAAACGGAAATGATATTTATAAATCGGGAGTTCATTTTAATCATTTGAAAGCATTGTATGATTTTGATAAAAGTTTGAGAATGTTGTTTTTTGATGTTTTGACACAATTGGAAAGAGTTTTTAAAACGGCAATTGCATATTATTATTCGGAATGCTATACAAATAAAGAAAGTTATTTGGAACTTGATAATTATTATGTTGGAATTAGAAATGAAAATACACATCTTATTTCACATTTAGTAAAAAAACTAAATTTTTTAAGAAATAACAAAAGCAATAGTATAATAAAGCATTATAGTACAACAAAAGATAATATACCATTTTGGATAGTAATTAATTTTTTTACATTTGGAGAAATGAGCAGATTTTATTTGATTTTGGAAAATAGAGTACAAAATAAAATAATAAGTCATTTTAGAAATTTGTATAAAAATGAGTACACAAATTTACCTAAATTAAATAATAATTTTATAAAAACTTTTTTACGTGCAAGTTCATTATTTAGAAACATAGCAGCACATAATGAAAGAATGTACGATTTTTCATCAAAAAATATTGTAAATATAAATAATATTATGGGGATAACAAATAATAAGAAACAAAAATTATTTACGATATACGAGGGACTTAAATTATTTTTATCAAAAGAAGAATATGAAAGTCTAACAAAAAAGTTACGAGAATTATTAAGTTTACTTGAATTTAAACTAAAAGATATTATAGATATAAATGATATTTTATATAAAATGGATTTTCCAAAAGATTGGCATAAATAG